The Streptomyces rubrogriseus genomic sequence GTGGAGCGGCTGGAGCTGCGGCCGCTGCCGGACGCCGACGTGGCCCGGCTGGTGCGCTCGCTGCGGGAGCGCCGGCTGCCGGACAGCACCGTGCGCCGCATCGTGGAGCGGGCCGAGGGCAACGCCTTCTACGCCGAGGAGCTGGTCGCCGCCACGGACGCGCCGGCCGGGGGCGTCCCCAGCGGGCTGGCCGACGTCCTGCTCATCCGGTTCGAGCAGCTGTCCGAGACCGCTCAGCAGGTGCTGCGCACCGCCGCCGTGGCGGGCCGACGGGTGGGTCACGACCTGCTGCGGGACGCCGTCGGGCTGCCCGAGGAGGAGCTGGAGTCGGCGCTGCGCGAGGCGGTGGAGCGGCAGTTGCTGGTCTCCGGCGAGGGGGGCACCTACTCCTTCCGGCACGCCCTCGCCCGGGAGGCGGTCTACGCCGACCTGCTGCCCGGCGAACGGGCCCGGCTGCACGGCGCGTTCGCCCGGCTGCTCGCCGGTCCCGACCGCCGGTCCGACAGCGCGGCCGAGCGCGCGCACCACTACCGCGAGAGCCACGACCTGCCCGAGGCGCTCGCCGCCTCCCTGGAGGCCGCCGACCACGCCCAGCGGGTCGGCGCGCCCGCCGAGGAGCTGCGGCACGTCGAGGCGGCGCTCGACCTGTGGACGGCGGTCGACGCCACCGCCCGGCCCGCCGGACCGGACGCGGTGACGCTCACGCTGCGCGCCTCCGCGGCCGCCGCGCACGCCGGTGAGCTGCACCGCGCGGTCTCCCTCACCCGCGCCGCACTGGCCGGCCTCGGTCAGGACGCGGACCTGGAGCTGGCCGCCCGGGTCCGCTACACGCTGGCCGGCAATCTGCTGAGCGTCGACAACCTTGAGTCCGCGTACGCCTACAGCAGTGAGGCGCTGGGCCTGATCCCCGCCGAACCGCCCTCGTCGACCTGGGTGTGGGCGGCGGCCACGCATGTGACGGCGGCCCGCCAGGTCGGGGAGAACGAGACGGCGCTGCGGGTGGCCCGCCGGGCGCTGCGGGCCGCCGAGGAGCTGGCGGTCACCGACGCCCGCGCCGATCTGCTGATCTCGCTGACCAGCCTGGAGGGCGGCAACCGCTCCACCCCCGAGGGCCGGGAGCGGCTTCTGGAGGCACGCGAGCTGGCGCGGCGGGCGGGCAACGCGCCCGTGGAGCTGAGGGCGCTGTTCAACCTCGCCATCGGCTGCTTCGAGTCCGGAGACCTGGAGGAGTGCCTGCCCTGGGCGTCCGAGGGACTGGACCGGGCCCGCCGCTCGGGGCTGCTGTCCTCGCCGTACCCGCGGGAGATGCGGTATCTGCGGCTGCTCGTGCAGTACACGCTGGGCCACTGGGACGAGGTGCTGCGCGAGTCCGCCGAGCACGCCGGGGAGCGGTCGGCCGTGGACGGTCACGCCCTCGGGCCGGGGCTGTACGTGGCACTGGCGCGCGGCGACTCGGGGGTGGCCGACCGGGCGCGGGCCCTGCTGAACGGGCCGTTCGACTGGATGGCGCGCATGGTCGCGGGCGTCGTGCTGACCGACGCGGCGGCGCTGCGCGGGGACGCGGAGGACGCCGTGCGGTGGATGCGCTCCAGCGTCGAGACGCTCACCGAGGCGGGCACCCGGCCCACCGTGACCCTGCGGCTGGCCACCCTCGCGCTGTCCGCCGTCGCCGACACCGTGACCGAGCTGCGCCGGGCCGGGGACGACGCCGGGGCGGCCCGCTGGTCGGACACTGCGGCCGAGCTGCTGGCCGACGCCCGCTGGTCCGCCGGGCACGGCTACGACGACACGCCGCAGGGCCCTGAGGGCCAGGCGTGGCTGGCGCGCGCGGAGGCCGAGTGGTCCCGGGTCGCCGGACCCGCGCCGGACCCGGCGGCCTGGGAGAAGGCGGTGGCCGCGTTCACGTACGGCGACGCCTACGAACGGGCGCGGTGCAGGCTGCGGCTGGCCGACGCCCTGCTGGCGGCCGACCGTCGCGAGGAGGCGGCCGCCGAGGCGGGCAGCGTTCGCCGGGAGGCCGACCGGCTCGGCGCGACGGTGCTGCGCAAGCGGGTCGACGACCTGGTCCGCCGCGGCCGGCTCGCGGGCACCGCCCGGGCCGGGGCGGGCGCCGCGGTGCTGACCGCCCGCGAGCAGGACGTCCTGCGGCTGCTCGCGCTGGGGCACAGCAACCGCCGGATCGGGCAGGAGCTGTTCATCAGCGCCAAGACGGCCAGCGTCCACGTGTCCAACATCCTCGCCAAGCTGAACGCGGCCAGCCGCACGGAGGCGGTCGCGGTCGCCCACCGGCAGGGCCTGGTCGCCCCGGAGCCCACGTCGTCGCACTGAGGCGGGCCCGGGGAACCCCGGCCGCCCGGCGGACGTTGACCCGGCACCGACATCCACGCCCGGAGCGCGCACCACGACACAGGACGGCACGATGAGCGACTTGGTCCCCGGGGGCAACGTCCCCCTGCCGGGCGGCCCCGTGAGCGTACGGGTGCCCGGCGGCTTCGACGTGTCGGCGCTCGTCACGGACGAGGGCGGCAAGGTCGGCGGCGACGCGGACTTCGTCTTCTACAACCAGCCGGAGGCGCCCGGCGCGAGGCTGCGGGGCGACACGCTCACCGTCGATCCGGCGCGGCTGCGGCGGGGCGCCGCGCGCGTGACGGTGGCGGTCGGCCCGTCGGACCCCGGCACCCCGCTCGGCGCGCTCCCCTCCCCCACGGTCCGTGTCACCGACGCCCGCGGCCGGGCCGTCGCCCGGTTCACCCCCGCGCGGCCCGGGCGGGAGACCGTGCTGCTGCTCGTGGAGTTCTACCGGCGCGGCGAGGGCTGGAAGGTGCGCGCCCTGGGGCAGGGGTATGCGGACGGACTCGCCGGTCTCGCCCGGGACTTCGGCGTGGAGGTGACCGACGACGCGCCGCCGGAGCCGGCCACGGCACCGGAACCGCCCACGCCCGGCACCGACTCCGACGGGTTCCTCGACCTGGTCAACTCCGCCCGTGCCGCGGCCGGTTCGCCCGCCGTACGGAGCGATCCCCGGCTCCGCTCGGCGGCCCGCGCGCACGCCGCCGCCATGGCCGCCGCGGGCACGCTGAGCGTCGAGACCCGGGACGGCGTCTCGGTCCACCAGCGCGTCGTCTCGGCCGGGTTCGCGTACCTCACGGTCGGCGAGCACCTGGTGTCGGGCCCGCGCACGCCCGCCGAGTTCGTCGCGTACTGCCTGCGCGCCGAGCGCACCCGGCGCACCCTGCACGACACCGCCTTCACGCACGCCGGGTGGGCGTCCGTCACCGGCGGGCCCTCGGGCGACACGTACTGGACGGCGCTGTGGGCCGTGCCGCTCACGCCGGACGGCCTGGCCCGCACGACGGCGGAGGTCGTCGGTCTCACCAACCGGGAGCGGGCCGGGGCCGGGCTGCCCGCCCTGGCCGTCGACGCCCGGCTGACCGCGGCGGCACAGGCGCACAGCGCGGACATGGTGACCCGCGACTTCTACTCGCACACCGACCCCGGCGGCGGCAAGCCGTGGGACCGGGCGGCCGCCGCGGGCGCGGACCGGCGCACGGTCGGTGAGAACATCGCCTGCGGCCAGCGCTCCCCCGCCGAGGTGGTGGAGGGCTGGATGAACAGCCCGGGACACCGCGCCAACATCCTCAAGGCCGGATTCACCCACATCGGCGTCGGTCTGGCCGGCGGCGGCCGGGCGGGCACGTACTGGACGCAACTCTTCGGTGGCTGAAGGATGACCCCATGAAGGGTGACCTCTTTTCCAGCGAGCACATGGTGCAGCCCGCCACGGCGCCGGGCATGACCGTCGAGAACTCCAAGTGCATCCGTTACGCCGTGAACGGCGAGATGCACGCCCGGCAGGGCGCGATGATCGCCTACCGCGGCAATCTCCAGTTCGAGCGCAAGGGCCAGGGTGTGGGCGGCATGCTCAAGCGCGCGGTCACCGGGGAGGGACTGCCGCTGATGGCGGTGCGCGGACAGGGCGAGGCCTGGTTCGCGAACGAGGCCCAGAACTGCTTCATCGTCGAGGTGGAGCCGGGCGACGAGTTCACCGTCAACGGCCGCAACGTCCTGTGCTTCGACGCGTCGTTGTCGTACCGCATCGCCACCGTCAAGGGCTCGGGCATCGCCGGTGGCGGACTGTTCAACAGTGTCTTCACCGGACAGGGCAGGCTGGGCCTGGTGTGCGAGGGCAGTCCGCTGGTCATCCCGGTCTCGCAGCAGTACCCGGTCTACGTCGACACGGACGCGGTCGTCGGCTGGTCGGCCGGGCTCGCGACCTCCCTGCACCGTTCGCAGTCGATCGGCTCGATGCTGCGCGGCGGGTCCGGCGAGGCCGTGCAACTGGTGCTCCAGGGCGAGGGCTTCGTCGTGGTACGGCCGAGCGAGGCGACCTCGCAGAAGCCGCAGCAGCACTGAGCCCTCCCCCCGGAAGGAAGACTGCCTTGATCGCGATCACGGAGATCGAAGCCGCCGCCGAGCGGATCGCCGGACATGTCGTACGCACGCCGACCGTGCCGAGCCCGGGCCTGTCCGCGCTGCTCGGCGTCCCGGTCACCGCGAAGCTGGAGCTGCTCCAGCGCACCGGTTCGTTCAAGGCGCGCGGGGCCACGGCGAAACTGCTGTCCCTGACCGAGGCCGAGCGGGCCGCGGGCGTCGTCGCGGTCAGCGGCGGCAACCACGGCATCGCGGTGGCGGTGATGGCCGCCGCCCTGGACGTGAAGGCCACGGTGGTCATGCCGCGTACGGCGCCGGCCCGTTCCGTGGAGATCGCCGAGGAGGCGGGCGCGCTGGTGCGGCTCACCGACGGCATGGACAGTGCCTTCGCGCTGGTCACCCGGCTCCGGGAGGAGGGGCTGACGCTGGTCCACCCCTTCGACGACCCCGTGGTGGTCGCGGGGCAGGGCACCGTGGGCCTGGAGTTCGCCGAGGACGCCTCCGACCTCACCGACGTGCTGGTCAGCATCGGGGGCGGGGGGCTCGTCGCCGGCGTGGCGGCGGCGCTGCGGGCGCTGCGGCCCGGGGTGCGGCTCTGGGGTGTGGAGACCGAGGGCGCCGAGGCCATGTCGCGGGCGCTCGCGGCGGGCGGGCCGCTCACGGTGCCCCTGTCCTCGGTCGTCACCACGCTCAGCGCGCCGTCCGTCTCGCAGCTGACGTACGACCATGTGTCGGAGCTGGTCACCGAGGTGCTCGTGGTGCCGGACCGGGAGGCCGTGCGGGGTTCGCTCGCGCTCGCCGAGCACGCCAAGGTGTGGACCGAGCCGGCCGCCGGCTGTCTGCTCCCGGCGGCCCGGCGGGTGGTGGAGCGGGTGGGGGACGGAGCCCGGATCGGGCTCGTGGTGTGCGGGGGCAACTCCACGGTGGGCGACATGGCGGTGTGGGCGGACCGCTTCGGCCTGCGCTGACGCGGTCCGGGCCCGGACCCGGCGGGCCCCGCACCCGGCGGGCCCCGGGTTTTTGAAGAAGGGTCAGAAACGGGGCCGGGACGCGCGGTCGCTGAACACACCCCGGTGCCCCCGACGTACCTCTGGTCGAGCGAAGAACCGGCGGTGCGAGCGAGGGATGGCCATGGGCAGGGCGCACGTCTCCACACACGAGCTGGTCGCCGGACGCTACCGCCTGTTCGAGGTCGTCCAGCGCGAGACGAACCGGGTCTGCTGGTCCGGGGAGGACGCCACGACCGGCCACCCGTGCCTGGTGACGCGGATCGAGCTGCCGGAGGGCCGGACGGGCGAGGCCGCCCGCAGGGCCCCGGGCCGGGTGATCCGCACCGGCGAGACCATGGCGGCGCTGTGCCCCGGGCGGATCGCGCGGGTACTGGACGCGGTGGTCGCGGACGGCATGCTGTGGACGGTCACCGAGTGGGTCGCCGGTGTGCCGCTCGGTGACCTCCTCGACCGTCGGGGCGCGTTCAGCTACGCCCGGGCCGCGCGCGTCGGTCTGGAACTGCTCGCGGTGCTGGAGGCGGCGCACACCCACGGAGTGACGCACGGCGAGCTGAGCCCGGGGCAGGTGTTCGTGCGCGAGGAGGGGTCCGTCCTCGTCACCGGCTTCGGGCTGGCCGGCGCCACCCTCGCCCCGCGGCTCACCGCCCCCGCGTACGCCTCGCCCGAGCAGGCCCGCGACGAGCGGATCGGGCCCGCGGCCGATCTGTGGACGCTGGGCGCGATCCTCTACACGATGGTGGAGGGCCGTCCGCCGTTCCGTGACCGTGGCCGGCCCGAGGCGACGCTGAAAGGCGTGGACCGGCTGCCGCTGCGCACCCCGGTGCGCGCCGGTCCGCTCGCCCGGGCCGTGACGGGACTGCTGCGCAAGAACTCCCGGGAGCGGCTGACCCGGCCGGTGGTGCGCGCTGCCCTCGCCCGGGCGCTGACCGAGGACCCCGGCACCGCCGTGGCCGAGGTGACGACCAGGCCCGGGCCGCGCAGTGTGTACGCGGCCGTCCGGACGGCGGGCCGCGACCGTTCGCGGCGGACCGTGGCCGCCGGGACCGCTCTGGCCGTCGTGACGGTCGCGGTCGCCGTCCTCGCGGTCCTCGCCGTCACCGACGGGCTCCCCGGCAGGGGCGACGGCGTCGCCACGGGTGCCCGGCAGCGCCCCTCGGCGTCCGCCGCCCCGTCCACCGGCTCCGCGCCCCCGCAGCCTCCCCCGTGTCCCCCTCCTCCCCGCCGGCATAGCCGAGCGCGAGCGCCCCGCCGCCGGAACCGGGCGTCCCCGCTCCGGCCGGGTTCCGCCGCTACGACGCGCCGGAGGGCTTCTCCGTCGCGCTTCCCGAGGGCTGGCGGCGCCTGGGCACCTCGAGCGCGCCGGGTGGCGCGTACCGGGTGGTCTTCGGTGCGTCCGGCGACCCCCGGACGCTCGCCGTCACCTACAGCAGGCGCGCGGGCGCGGACCCCGTGGCCGTCTGGCGGGACGACGTCGAGCCGGGCCTCGCGCGCTCGGACGGCTACCGGCGGATCGGCGAGATCCGCGCGACCACCTACCGGGGGCGTGCGGCGGCCGACATGGAGTGGCTGGTCCGGGACGACGGCACCCGGGTCCGTACCTTCGGCCGCGGCTTCCTGCTCGGCGGCGGGCGCAGCTTCTCGCTGCGCTGGACGACGCCGGCCGGCGACTGGGAGGCCGACGCCAACGAGCGGGCGCTCGCCGCGTTCCTCGGCACCTTCCACGACGATGCGGCCTGACCCCTTCCCGCCCTGTTTACACCTGTTTTCCCTCGGGCCGGGCGGGGGACCCGGCCGTCATGGCACACATCGGATACACGATGATGACCGAGCAGGCCGGCCCGCGGGAACTCGTCGGCCATCTGGTGCGGGCCGAGGAGGTGGGTTTCGACTTCTCGGTGACTTCGGACCACTACTTCCCCTGGCTGCGCGCGCAGGGCCACTCGCCCTACGCCTGGAGCGTGCTGGGCGCGGCGGCGCAGGCGACCTCGCGCATCCCGCTGATGACGTACGTGACCTGTCCGACGTTCCGCTATCAC encodes the following:
- a CDS encoding AIM24 family protein — its product is MKGDLFSSEHMVQPATAPGMTVENSKCIRYAVNGEMHARQGAMIAYRGNLQFERKGQGVGGMLKRAVTGEGLPLMAVRGQGEAWFANEAQNCFIVEVEPGDEFTVNGRNVLCFDASLSYRIATVKGSGIAGGGLFNSVFTGQGRLGLVCEGSPLVIPVSQQYPVYVDTDAVVGWSAGLATSLHRSQSIGSMLRGGSGEAVQLVLQGEGFVVVRPSEATSQKPQQH
- a CDS encoding threonine/serine dehydratase: MIAITEIEAAAERIAGHVVRTPTVPSPGLSALLGVPVTAKLELLQRTGSFKARGATAKLLSLTEAERAAGVVAVSGGNHGIAVAVMAAALDVKATVVMPRTAPARSVEIAEEAGALVRLTDGMDSAFALVTRLREEGLTLVHPFDDPVVVAGQGTVGLEFAEDASDLTDVLVSIGGGGLVAGVAAALRALRPGVRLWGVETEGAEAMSRALAAGGPLTVPLSSVVTTLSAPSVSQLTYDHVSELVTEVLVVPDREAVRGSLALAEHAKVWTEPAAGCLLPAARRVVERVGDGARIGLVVCGGNSTVGDMAVWADRFGLR
- a CDS encoding CAP domain-containing protein; protein product: MSDLVPGGNVPLPGGPVSVRVPGGFDVSALVTDEGGKVGGDADFVFYNQPEAPGARLRGDTLTVDPARLRRGAARVTVAVGPSDPGTPLGALPSPTVRVTDARGRAVARFTPARPGRETVLLLVEFYRRGEGWKVRALGQGYADGLAGLARDFGVEVTDDAPPEPATAPEPPTPGTDSDGFLDLVNSARAAAGSPAVRSDPRLRSAARAHAAAMAAAGTLSVETRDGVSVHQRVVSAGFAYLTVGEHLVSGPRTPAEFVAYCLRAERTRRTLHDTAFTHAGWASVTGGPSGDTYWTALWAVPLTPDGLARTTAEVVGLTNRERAGAGLPALAVDARLTAAAQAHSADMVTRDFYSHTDPGGGKPWDRAAAAGADRRTVGENIACGQRSPAEVVEGWMNSPGHRANILKAGFTHIGVGLAGGGRAGTYWTQLFGG
- a CDS encoding helix-turn-helix transcriptional regulator; translation: MGGVPQTSLTSPLVGREDELARLTGVLERARAGEARAVLVAGDAGVGKTRTLDEVAGRAAAAGTTVLTGHCVDLGDVGLPYLPFTEILGVLAGDQRFAAVLAGHPVADRLLGGGPDDGTDAAPSRLRLFEGVAALLTDLADVAPLLLVLEDLHWADQSSRDLLRFLLGRGVLQRPAGGAPGHRLALFASYRADDLHRRHPLRPLLAELVRLPGVERLELRPLPDADVARLVRSLRERRLPDSTVRRIVERAEGNAFYAEELVAATDAPAGGVPSGLADVLLIRFEQLSETAQQVLRTAAVAGRRVGHDLLRDAVGLPEEELESALREAVERQLLVSGEGGTYSFRHALAREAVYADLLPGERARLHGAFARLLAGPDRRSDSAAERAHHYRESHDLPEALAASLEAADHAQRVGAPAEELRHVEAALDLWTAVDATARPAGPDAVTLTLRASAAAAHAGELHRAVSLTRAALAGLGQDADLELAARVRYTLAGNLLSVDNLESAYAYSSEALGLIPAEPPSSTWVWAAATHVTAARQVGENETALRVARRALRAAEELAVTDARADLLISLTSLEGGNRSTPEGRERLLEARELARRAGNAPVELRALFNLAIGCFESGDLEECLPWASEGLDRARRSGLLSSPYPREMRYLRLLVQYTLGHWDEVLRESAEHAGERSAVDGHALGPGLYVALARGDSGVADRARALLNGPFDWMARMVAGVVLTDAAALRGDAEDAVRWMRSSVETLTEAGTRPTVTLRLATLALSAVADTVTELRRAGDDAGAARWSDTAAELLADARWSAGHGYDDTPQGPEGQAWLARAEAEWSRVAGPAPDPAAWEKAVAAFTYGDAYERARCRLRLADALLAADRREEAAAEAGSVRREADRLGATVLRKRVDDLVRRGRLAGTARAGAGAAVLTAREQDVLRLLALGHSNRRIGQELFISAKTASVHVSNILAKLNAASRTEAVAVAHRQGLVAPEPTSSH